A section of the Dehalobacter sp. DCM genome encodes:
- the amrA gene encoding AmmeMemoRadiSam system protein A codes for MSLVYVGFVPHPPIMIPEVGRGEEKGCQQTADAFIKLVENVIKMDVNTVLIVSPHAPLSREGLIYLEGEQLSGNFSRFGASHVSLCFETDQNILIAIKEKLTGSVPVTAELDHGSLIPLYFLQKAGWTGKIVVVAMPLDKPERFGKIIGEILNDSEKRCALIASGDLSHRLKEDGPYGFHPSGPKLDNLLVKGLKKDTTLIRAIPESLIEEAGQCGYNSLLFALGAREGAIKVLSYEGPFGVGYLVAEIYRSSPVAGYARECLEYYLTSKAFDKQTVPGDPLLKEKRGCFVTLYKDGTLRGCIGTIQPVRENLASEIKHNAIAAGTQDPRFWPVQEDELPLITVSVDVLGETEKIPGPEELDPKRYGVVVRRGGRVGLLLPHLEGIDTAEEQVRIAKQKAGIDPKEDVEFWRFEVDRYYE; via the coding sequence ATGAGTCTTGTGTATGTTGGATTTGTTCCACATCCCCCAATCATGATCCCGGAAGTTGGGCGGGGTGAAGAAAAAGGCTGCCAACAGACAGCGGATGCTTTTATTAAGCTTGTTGAAAATGTTATAAAAATGGATGTCAATACGGTTCTGATTGTATCACCGCACGCGCCGTTATCACGGGAAGGGTTGATTTATCTTGAGGGGGAACAGCTTTCCGGAAATTTCAGCCGATTTGGTGCAAGTCACGTCAGCCTGTGCTTTGAAACTGATCAGAACATTCTGATAGCAATAAAAGAAAAGTTAACGGGGTCTGTCCCAGTGACAGCCGAATTAGATCATGGGTCGCTTATTCCTCTCTACTTTCTGCAAAAAGCAGGATGGACAGGGAAAATTGTTGTTGTTGCTATGCCGCTGGATAAACCGGAACGTTTTGGGAAAATTATTGGGGAAATACTCAATGATTCCGAAAAGCGGTGTGCACTCATAGCGAGCGGCGATTTATCGCACCGACTGAAAGAAGACGGGCCGTATGGTTTTCATCCCTCCGGGCCTAAACTGGATAATCTTCTTGTTAAGGGGCTGAAAAAGGATACCACTCTAATTCGCGCGATACCCGAATCGCTAATTGAGGAAGCCGGACAGTGCGGTTACAATTCATTGTTGTTTGCCCTTGGGGCCAGAGAAGGTGCCATTAAGGTTTTGTCTTATGAGGGACCCTTCGGTGTCGGTTATCTTGTCGCAGAGATATATCGCTCATCGCCTGTAGCTGGTTACGCCCGTGAATGTTTGGAATATTATCTAACCTCTAAGGCTTTTGACAAGCAGACGGTTCCTGGCGACCCTTTACTTAAAGAGAAAAGAGGATGCTTTGTCACGTTATATAAAGATGGGACGCTTCGTGGGTGTATTGGGACAATCCAGCCGGTGAGAGAAAATCTTGCTTCTGAAATTAAACACAATGCAATTGCCGCAGGTACTCAAGATCCGCGTTTTTGGCCGGTTCAAGAGGACGAATTGCCCTTGATCACGGTATCGGTAGATGTTCTCGGCGAGACGGAGAAGATACCCGGTCCGGAGGAATTGGACCCGAAGCGTTATGGTGTCGTTGTCCGGCGGGGTGGCCGAGTTGGATTACTGTTACCTCATCTGGAAGGGATCGATACGGCTGAGGAGCAGGTCCGTATCGCCAAACAAAAAGCGGGGATTGACCCGAAAGAAGACGTAGAGTTCTGGCGCTTTGAAGTCGATCGGTATTATGAATAA
- the amrS gene encoding AmmeMemoRadiSam system radical SAM enzyme: MADFIQCGLCPHHCKLKEGQSGFCKARSCIGGKVVSLTYGEMAAFHLDPIEKKPLYHFYPGSRIFSAGGFGCNLRCFFCQNHEISQHVSHGQYVTPQQMAAMSAENDSLGICFTYSEPLVWYEMLMETAPLVKKQGGKVVLVSNGIIEEEYLNNLLPYLDAANIDIKGFSEEFYHQHTGGKLEWVLKTVEKLAAKVHTEITTLVIPTLNDSPEEITALARWLAQLDMPIAWHLSRYYPMYKSNIPATDMGHLRVLWDQVKDILPYVYLGNMPGGNTTCCPKCGRDVIRRDNGIRMETKDSKCPDCGQLIWGQGLR; the protein is encoded by the coding sequence ATGGCGGATTTTATTCAATGTGGATTATGCCCGCATCATTGTAAGCTTAAAGAAGGACAATCCGGCTTCTGTAAAGCAAGGTCCTGCATCGGCGGAAAAGTTGTTTCCTTGACTTATGGCGAAATGGCTGCGTTTCACCTTGATCCCATTGAGAAAAAACCACTTTATCATTTTTACCCCGGAAGTCGGATCTTTTCCGCAGGCGGCTTCGGTTGTAATCTTCGCTGCTTCTTTTGCCAAAACCATGAGATATCCCAACACGTCAGTCATGGTCAGTACGTAACACCACAGCAAATGGCGGCAATGTCCGCGGAGAACGATTCTTTGGGGATTTGCTTTACGTATTCGGAGCCGCTCGTATGGTATGAAATGCTCATGGAAACAGCACCTTTAGTCAAAAAACAAGGCGGTAAGGTAGTGCTTGTTTCCAATGGTATTATTGAGGAGGAGTATCTGAATAATCTTTTACCCTATTTGGATGCCGCTAACATTGATATCAAGGGATTCAGCGAAGAGTTTTACCATCAGCATACCGGTGGTAAGCTCGAATGGGTATTGAAAACAGTGGAAAAACTTGCCGCCAAGGTTCATACTGAGATAACAACGTTGGTGATTCCGACCTTGAATGACAGTCCGGAGGAAATAACAGCCCTGGCCCGTTGGCTGGCTCAATTGGATATGCCTATTGCTTGGCATTTGAGCCGCTATTATCCGATGTACAAAAGTAATATTCCGGCAACCGATATGGGGCATTTGCGCGTGCTGTGGGACCAGGTTAAAGACATTTTGCCTTATGTCTATCTCGGAAATATGCCCGGCGGAAATACCACCTGCTGCCCAAAATGCGGACGGGATGTTATTCGCCGCGACAACGGAATACGAATGGAGACCAAAGACAGCAAATGCCCGGATTGCGGTCAGCTGATTTGGGGACAGGGTCTACGGTGA
- a CDS encoding ammonium transporter, with amino-acid sequence MSFNQGDIAFMLISSALVLLMTPGLAFFYGGLVKKRNVLSIMMQSIVPMGLVTIIWVVLGYSLAFGPDIKTIIGGLDHVLLKGVGVEARSEGATIPHLLFMIFQMMFAIITPALMSGATAERMRFKAYVWWIGLWSLLVYSPLAHWVWGGGWLGSLGALDFAGGTVVHISSGISALVGAIVIGKRVNMRTDPTIPHHMPYVILGGSLLWFGWFGFNAGSELAADGVAVIAFVTTHVATAAALLGWIIVEKIHHGKVTALGAMSGALAGLVAITPACGFVTPTSAIVIGLLAGGICYCSVVFLKAKFGYDDALDAFGIHGVGGTFGAIATGIFSTSAVNSLASDGLFYSGDFHQVLVQLIAVLATYVYAGVMTFIILKVISVFTPLRATDDDQVTGLDTTQHGESAYMDADAFLTSSAK; translated from the coding sequence ATGAGTTTCAATCAGGGCGATATTGCTTTTATGCTGATTTCCAGCGCACTTGTTCTTTTAATGACACCCGGTCTGGCCTTTTTCTATGGAGGATTGGTAAAGAAACGGAATGTATTGTCCATTATGATGCAAAGTATTGTTCCAATGGGGCTAGTCACTATCATATGGGTAGTATTGGGTTACTCACTGGCTTTCGGTCCAGACATTAAAACAATCATTGGTGGTCTCGATCATGTGCTCCTAAAGGGAGTCGGTGTTGAGGCCAGAAGTGAAGGCGCAACCATTCCACATCTGCTGTTTATGATTTTCCAAATGATGTTTGCCATTATCACCCCCGCATTAATGTCCGGTGCCACTGCCGAAAGAATGCGTTTCAAAGCTTATGTTTGGTGGATAGGGTTATGGAGTTTGTTAGTATACTCCCCCCTTGCTCATTGGGTATGGGGTGGTGGCTGGTTAGGCAGTCTGGGAGCCCTTGATTTTGCCGGTGGTACAGTTGTTCATATTAGTTCTGGTATCTCAGCCCTAGTGGGAGCTATTGTCATCGGAAAGCGCGTTAATATGCGAACAGACCCTACCATACCACATCATATGCCCTATGTGATCTTAGGCGGATCATTACTCTGGTTCGGTTGGTTTGGCTTCAATGCAGGTAGTGAGCTTGCGGCAGACGGAGTTGCTGTAATAGCCTTCGTAACGACTCATGTTGCAACGGCTGCCGCTCTTCTAGGCTGGATCATCGTCGAAAAAATACATCATGGTAAAGTCACTGCTTTGGGTGCCATGTCCGGTGCTTTAGCTGGATTGGTTGCAATTACACCGGCCTGTGGTTTCGTCACCCCGACATCCGCAATTGTCATTGGATTGTTGGCAGGCGGTATCTGTTACTGCTCGGTTGTATTCCTGAAAGCCAAATTTGGATACGATGATGCACTTGATGCTTTTGGTATCCACGGTGTTGGCGGAACTTTTGGAGCCATTGCGACTGGAATTTTTTCCACTTCCGCAGTGAACTCTTTAGCCAGCGACGGTCTCTTTTATTCAGGTGATTTTCATCAGGTGCTAGTACAATTGATCGCTGTCTTAGCAACATACGTATATGCAGGCGTTATGACTTTCATCATCCTTAAAGTAATTAGTGTCTTTACACCGCTTAGAGCAACAGATGATGACCAGGTTACAGGTCTTGATACAACGCAACATGGAGAGAGTGCTTATATGGATGCGGACGCATTTTTGACAAGTTCAGCAAAATAA
- a CDS encoding sensor domain-containing diguanylate cyclase, translating to MKNLINLIEQSEIFLMRRTLEYAKLHNYTKYTSTLEEAWRTSISGLSEALTNALKSYSCIPELNVDEDYANDQIAAFGLLEAQRHRNRGITLEMFLGLMKYYRQSYLDLLTESYSEHNVDRDYFIAFINRFFDRVEVAFCSEWTRETKETLMMNLQNTNRLMTNEKNKYLTIFESIPTPAIILDKDNRVDNMNKAAQGFLRDAGITGATYYSNHKNSQGLEQILPWLVEEFTIFIHGHDTEVCIEKNLELPRSETRNLVIRFHRMLDVSEKYKGTVIIFTDFTDRKKIEDRLKYISFHDDLTGVYNRAFFNEELLRIGSGRFNPVAIIECDVDGLKVVNDTLGHQAGDVLISVTAEILRRSVRQSDVVARVGGDEFAIILPCSPSDSLKVVCEKIKIELAKHNKQNPFMPVSFSIGAALGDAHPGNVDEIYRNADKEMYQNKQENRQRFDVLFRSLYAENRDNLYKWPAKE from the coding sequence ATGAAGAATTTGATTAATCTAATTGAGCAAAGCGAAATATTTCTCATGCGGCGTACCTTGGAATATGCAAAACTTCATAATTATACGAAATACACGTCAACCCTCGAAGAAGCCTGGCGTACCTCGATAAGTGGGTTATCGGAGGCATTAACGAACGCCCTCAAATCCTATTCGTGTATACCTGAATTAAATGTGGATGAAGACTATGCCAATGATCAAATCGCAGCCTTTGGATTACTGGAAGCACAGCGCCACCGCAATCGCGGGATCACCTTAGAAATGTTCCTAGGATTGATGAAATATTACCGTCAATCTTATCTTGATCTGCTAACAGAATCTTACAGCGAACATAATGTAGACCGTGATTACTTTATCGCATTTATTAATAGGTTTTTTGACCGCGTGGAAGTCGCTTTTTGCAGTGAATGGACCAGAGAAACAAAAGAGACGCTGATGATGAATCTTCAGAATACCAACCGACTGATGACCAACGAGAAGAATAAATATTTAACCATCTTTGAAAGTATTCCGACCCCTGCCATTATTCTGGATAAAGATAACCGGGTTGACAATATGAACAAAGCTGCGCAAGGGTTTCTTAGGGATGCAGGCATTACGGGAGCGACGTATTATTCCAATCACAAAAATAGTCAGGGTTTAGAACAAATATTACCCTGGCTTGTTGAAGAATTCACGATATTTATTCATGGTCATGACACTGAAGTATGTATTGAGAAGAATTTAGAGTTACCCAGATCTGAAACCAGAAATTTGGTGATCCGATTTCACCGCATGTTGGATGTTAGTGAAAAATATAAAGGTACAGTCATCATTTTTACCGATTTCACCGATAGAAAAAAAATTGAAGACAGGCTGAAATATATAAGTTTTCATGATGACCTTACCGGGGTATACAACCGCGCTTTTTTTAATGAGGAATTGTTGAGAATAGGTTCTGGAAGGTTTAATCCGGTAGCGATAATTGAATGTGATGTAGATGGGCTGAAGGTTGTAAACGATACGTTGGGACATCAAGCCGGCGATGTTCTCATTAGTGTCACTGCTGAAATTCTCCGTCGTTCCGTGAGGCAAAGCGATGTCGTGGCGCGGGTAGGAGGCGATGAATTTGCCATCATCCTACCATGCAGCCCCTCTGATTCATTAAAAGTGGTCTGCGAAAAAATTAAAATAGAACTGGCAAAACACAATAAACAAAACCCGTTTATGCCTGTTAGTTTTTCAATCGGTGCAGCATTGGGAGATGCCCATCCTGGCAATGTTGATGAAATCTACAGAAATGCTGATAAAGAAATGTATCAAAATAAACAGGAAAACCGGCAAAGATTCGATGTATTATTCAGATCATTATACGCTGAAAATAGAGATAATCTCTACAAGTGGCCAGCCAAGGAGTGA
- a CDS encoding FCD domain-containing protein, translating to MIYIISKAYMNRYWSSDFISPDLGHHATHMRILELIRNHDAEQARKAMIEHFEFGRKFNQLYFNR from the coding sequence ATCATATATATCATCAGTAAAGCCTATATGAACCGATACTGGAGTTCGGACTTTATTTCCCCCGATTTGGGGCACCATGCCACCCATATGAGAATTCTTGAACTAATTAGGAATCATGATGCGGAACAAGCAAGAAAGGCTATGATTGAACATTTTGAATTCGGAAGAAAATTCAATCAATTGTATTTTAATAGATAA
- a CDS encoding bifunctional diguanylate cyclase/phosphodiesterase: MKSIRIKIIIIFVLIFTISLSILAGLNYWQSRNVILKNIKNELVKTADSQAEIIKMWFDIRKAEVGTIARSPVLLNGNREAGLTYLRSEWKNNPLFENILWADPDGHFFGADGIVAKVSTLEDFNRVLSGETIIQGPLISPSTGKLVVSVVAPIVNNGKVTGEIAIPVTVRDIEQHILSVKVGQSGYAFIVRSDGLTVIHPDIHVANRENCLTDPDSSESFKEAVRKMARGEKGFGNYVYKGIERYIAYAPVPGTDMSIAITVPLQEVNNNLVSFTKISMCIIIGVLILVVLILVHVTLFIVRPIEVLEKEANRVAGGDLSVTTVNVHSKDEVGSLARAFENMVQKLNESYSKLALAYNKLEVTYEQISASEEELRQQYDELQKSEEELLYLAHYDQLTNLPNRTLLFEQVSSYIAKADQNQKKAVLFYLDLDNFKSVNDTLGHIHGDLLLMEVGKRLSSCVKKADTVARLGGDEFGILLRNIDNNIQILSILERISADFREPFVLNGYEFFITASIGIVIYPEHGENVDTLLKNADTAMYHAKNSGKNGFRFYENSMNQSLLDWVDIENKLRRAIEKNELVLFYQPQIDLISGKIKGFEALIRWYHPKKGLIKLTEFITVAEETGLIIPIGEWALHTACHQLKGWHDMGHEHLNISINLSARQFKQPNFTETIEKILSETRVSPSNIELEITESTAIENINNTIHVLHRLKHYGIRIALDDFGKGYSSLNYLKELPIDIIKLDKDFVFDILEDNKQKLIAKTIITLAHGMGLEVVAEGIETREILIFLKDIQCNSAQGFLFSKPLIHEEAELLLTKQSFL, translated from the coding sequence ATGAAAAGTATAAGGATAAAAATAATCATAATTTTTGTTTTAATTTTTACCATATCACTTAGCATTCTTGCGGGGCTAAACTATTGGCAGTCAAGGAATGTAATTCTTAAAAATATTAAGAATGAGTTAGTAAAAACAGCCGATAGTCAGGCAGAAATCATCAAAATGTGGTTTGACATCCGAAAGGCTGAAGTTGGTACAATTGCCAGATCGCCTGTATTATTAAACGGTAACCGTGAAGCAGGGTTAACTTATCTTAGATCTGAGTGGAAAAACAATCCGTTATTTGAAAATATTCTCTGGGCTGATCCCGATGGACATTTTTTTGGGGCAGACGGTATCGTAGCTAAAGTATCCACACTTGAAGATTTTAATAGGGTATTAAGTGGTGAAACAATCATTCAAGGCCCTTTGATTTCTCCATCCACCGGTAAACTTGTGGTATCTGTGGTTGCGCCTATCGTCAATAACGGAAAAGTCACCGGTGAGATTGCCATTCCTGTTACTGTCAGAGATATTGAACAACACATACTGTCGGTTAAAGTGGGACAAAGCGGCTATGCCTTCATCGTTCGCAGCGACGGGCTTACCGTAATCCACCCTGATATCCATGTTGCTAATAGAGAAAATTGTCTTACCGACCCTGATAGTTCTGAATCATTTAAAGAAGCCGTGAGAAAAATGGCGAGAGGTGAAAAAGGGTTCGGCAATTATGTATATAAGGGCATAGAAAGATATATCGCATACGCACCAGTCCCAGGAACCGACATGTCGATTGCAATTACTGTACCCTTGCAAGAGGTAAATAATAATCTGGTATCATTTACTAAGATATCCATGTGTATTATTATCGGGGTACTTATTCTGGTTGTATTGATTCTAGTTCACGTCACTTTATTTATTGTAAGGCCGATCGAGGTTCTGGAAAAAGAAGCTAACCGAGTTGCCGGAGGAGACTTAAGCGTCACAACGGTCAATGTTCATTCTAAGGACGAAGTAGGGAGCTTAGCTAGAGCTTTTGAAAATATGGTTCAAAAACTCAACGAAAGTTATTCGAAATTGGCGTTAGCATATAATAAACTTGAGGTTACCTATGAACAAATATCAGCTTCGGAGGAAGAACTGCGGCAGCAATATGACGAACTCCAAAAGTCGGAAGAAGAGCTGCTATACTTAGCTCACTATGACCAATTGACCAACTTACCTAATAGAACCCTATTATTTGAACAGGTATCCTCATACATTGCCAAGGCTGATCAAAATCAGAAAAAAGCAGTGTTATTCTATTTAGATCTGGACAATTTTAAATCTGTAAATGATACATTAGGCCATATTCATGGGGATTTATTATTGATGGAAGTTGGCAAAAGGTTAAGCTCCTGTGTCAAGAAAGCCGATACTGTGGCCCGTCTGGGAGGGGACGAGTTTGGCATATTATTACGTAATATAGATAATAATATTCAGATTTTATCGATTCTTGAAAGGATCTCGGCAGATTTTAGAGAACCGTTTGTTTTAAATGGATATGAGTTTTTTATCACTGCAAGTATTGGAATAGTGATATATCCCGAGCACGGAGAAAATGTGGATACACTATTAAAAAATGCTGATACTGCAATGTATCATGCAAAGAACTCCGGAAAGAACGGTTTCCGCTTTTATGAAAATTCAATGAATCAGAGTTTATTGGACTGGGTAGACATCGAAAACAAACTAAGAAGAGCGATAGAAAAGAATGAACTTGTTTTGTTCTATCAACCACAAATTGACTTAATTAGTGGTAAGATTAAGGGTTTTGAAGCGTTAATACGATGGTACCATCCGAAAAAGGGCCTTATCAAACTTACGGAATTCATTACGGTAGCAGAAGAAACTGGTCTAATCATTCCTATCGGAGAATGGGCGTTGCACACTGCGTGTCATCAGTTAAAAGGATGGCATGATATGGGACACGAACACTTAAATATTTCCATTAATCTATCGGCAAGGCAGTTTAAACAGCCTAATTTCACTGAAACTATCGAAAAGATTCTTTCCGAAACGAGAGTGTCACCGTCTAACATTGAACTGGAAATCACAGAAAGTACTGCTATTGAGAATATCAATAATACGATCCATGTATTACATAGGCTAAAGCATTATGGAATACGAATAGCATTGGATGATTTTGGGAAAGGTTACTCATCTCTGAATTATTTAAAAGAGCTGCCAATTGATATCATTAAATTAGATAAGGATTTTGTCTTTGATATTTTAGAAGACAACAAACAAAAATTGATTGCCAAAACGATCATTACTTTAGCTCACGGTATGGGATTAGAAGTTGTTGCCGAAGGAATTGAGACTAGAGAAATACTCATTTTTCTTAAAGACATACAATGCAACAGTGCTCAAGGATTTCTTTTCAGTAAACCGCTTATACATGAAGAAGCAGAACTGCTTCTTACCAAGCAATCCTTTTTATAG
- a CDS encoding radical SAM protein, with product MKISPQLDKILEKAWSNIPLDRQDCRYLLTIDELSFESGLLRSAASSIIRSKNDNSAIILGQIGVDVTSCPGGCKFCTFGEDHTRFKDNHLRDEELEEKIASFCQYDDLYGLYLMTMHSYDLDRYLQIISKAKALAPKSTQIWANVGDSSLEAFKEMKSAGVTGVYHVCRIREGVDTKLDPRERLQTMKNALDAGLELYTCCEPIGPEHGVDELVSNIFIGIEIGITQHAAMRRVAVPDSPLAKYGQISELRLAHIVATISLCSLTVPTMAYMGVHEPNELSYASGANIITAESGANPRDSQADTSKNRGMDMARCRKMLFECGFDNIRRGDESKIPLNLDYLIKTNS from the coding sequence ATGAAAATCTCGCCTCAACTCGATAAAATACTGGAAAAAGCTTGGAGCAACATACCGCTTGATCGGCAGGATTGCAGATACCTTTTGACAATTGATGAGCTCAGCTTCGAGTCAGGTTTACTCAGATCTGCTGCTTCAAGCATTATCAGGAGTAAGAATGATAATTCCGCTATCATTTTAGGTCAAATCGGAGTTGATGTGACATCTTGCCCCGGCGGATGCAAATTCTGTACTTTCGGAGAGGATCATACGCGGTTCAAAGATAACCATCTCCGTGATGAGGAATTGGAAGAAAAAATAGCGAGCTTCTGTCAGTACGATGATTTATATGGATTATATCTTATGACAATGCACTCTTATGATCTAGACCGGTATTTGCAAATCATAAGTAAGGCGAAAGCATTGGCTCCAAAGTCTACTCAGATATGGGCCAATGTCGGAGACAGTAGTCTGGAAGCATTTAAAGAGATGAAGAGCGCAGGAGTTACAGGAGTCTACCATGTTTGTCGGATCAGAGAAGGTGTTGATACCAAGCTTGATCCCAGAGAGCGTCTTCAAACAATGAAGAACGCGCTTGATGCAGGGCTTGAACTATATACTTGTTGCGAGCCAATAGGCCCGGAGCATGGCGTTGACGAGCTGGTTAGCAATATCTTTATCGGCATTGAAATCGGGATAACTCAGCACGCGGCAATGCGGAGAGTCGCAGTTCCTGATTCTCCCCTTGCCAAATACGGTCAAATCAGCGAGCTAAGGCTAGCACATATTGTTGCGACGATTTCCCTTTGCTCTCTGACCGTTCCCACTATGGCCTATATGGGGGTTCATGAACCGAATGAATTAAGTTATGCATCGGGTGCCAACATTATCACTGCGGAGAGCGGAGCAAACCCGCGTGATAGCCAAGCCGATACATCAAAAAACCGGGGAATGGATATGGCGCGCTGCAGAAAGATGTTGTTCGAATGCGGGTTCGACAATATCCGCAGAGGCGATGAAAGCAAAATCCCTCTGAATTTAGATTATCTGATTAAAACAAATTCTTAA
- a CDS encoding CobW family GTP-binding protein, with product MIKIILLTGFLGSGKTTLLERLLQHFDDTPIGLIVNEFGEINIDARLIEKDGIPMSELSNGSIFCACIKENFVKAIIKMSSREIEYLLIEASGLADPSSMGQILQAIKAETVHPCRYCGSLCVLDGEAFLELESVLPAVRKQLTYAGAAIVNKEDLINDEVKSKILNVVKTVNPNVPIYFTSYCNLDIAQLFRQIKPSEVTSKASSNTPENRPQTFILKILNHITLDELQGFLKFIAPYTYRIKGFAKVGDTDYTVSGVRSHMLILPWPGKTSCSEIVLISSVGIGITSVIANGIKRYAPLAIKL from the coding sequence GTGATCAAGATCATCCTGCTAACCGGTTTCCTGGGTTCGGGAAAAACCACGCTTCTTGAGCGTCTGCTCCAACACTTTGATGATACGCCAATTGGACTGATCGTCAATGAATTTGGCGAAATCAACATCGATGCCCGTCTGATAGAGAAAGACGGGATACCCATGTCAGAGCTTTCCAACGGGTCAATTTTTTGTGCTTGTATCAAAGAAAATTTTGTCAAGGCCATCATCAAAATGTCCTCCAGAGAGATCGAATACCTCTTGATCGAAGCCTCCGGCCTTGCCGATCCAAGCAGTATGGGGCAAATCCTACAAGCTATAAAGGCAGAAACGGTTCATCCCTGCCGATACTGCGGCTCCCTCTGCGTATTGGACGGCGAAGCCTTTCTGGAACTGGAAAGTGTGCTTCCAGCTGTCCGGAAACAATTGACCTATGCAGGTGCTGCTATTGTCAACAAAGAGGATCTGATTAATGACGAAGTTAAATCCAAGATTCTAAATGTGGTTAAAACGGTTAACCCAAATGTTCCGATCTATTTTACGAGCTACTGCAATCTGGATATTGCGCAACTATTTCGCCAGATTAAACCTTCAGAAGTAACAAGTAAAGCCTCTTCCAACACCCCGGAAAACAGACCGCAAACCTTTATCTTGAAGATTCTGAACCATATTACGCTGGATGAATTGCAAGGATTTCTTAAATTTATTGCTCCCTATACCTATCGCATAAAAGGTTTTGCCAAAGTCGGCGATACGGATTACACCGTCAGCGGTGTACGTTCTCATATGCTGATACTCCCATGGCCCGGCAAAACATCATGTTCAGAAATTGTGCTTATCTCTAGCGTGGGCATCGGAATAACAAGTGTCATAGCCAATGGAATAAAAAGATACGCACCGCTTGCCATAAAATTGTAA